The Thermodesulfobacteriota bacterium genome includes the window CTCCGTGGCCTCCCCCGTCGCCACGTTGCCCGCGATCAGCGGAACGTCCTTGAAGTCCGCGCGGATCGCTTTCACCGTCCGAAGGACGTCCCGGGAATGGCCGTGCGCGGTGTCGACGCAGACGACGTCCACTCCCGCCTTGAGGATCTTCTCCAGCCGCTCCTCCCAGCCGGGCCCGACGCCGGTCGCGGCCCCCACGCGGAGCCGCCCCAGGGAGTCCTTGCAGGCGTTCGGGTATTTCTGGATCTTCAGGATGTCCTTGATGGTGATGAGACCCTTGAGGTTGTTGTGCGAATCCACCACGAGGAGCTTCTCGATCCGGTTCCGGTGCAGGATGTCGCGCGCCTGATCCAGCGTGGTGCCCACGGGAACGGTCACCAGTTCGTCCTTGGTCATCACGTTCCGGATCGGCTGCTCGAAGTTCGTCTCGAAGCGGAGGTCCCGGTTCGTCAGGATCCCCGCCAGCTTTCCGCCTCGCGTCACCGGGAGCCCGGAGATCCGGTACTGCTTCATCACCTCGAGCGCCTCGGACACCTTCTGGTCGGGCTCCACCGTGATCGGATCGGAGATCATCCCCGACTCGGATTTCTTCACCCGGTCCACCTCGGTGGCCTGCTCGTCCGCCGTGTTGTTCCGGTGGAGGAACCCGATCCCCCCTTCCCGCGCCATGGCGATCGCCGTGTCCGCCTCGGTGACCGTGTCCATCGCGGAGGACAGCAGAGGGATGTTCATCCGGATCCCGGGGGTGAGGTTCACGGTGACGTCGACGTCCTTCGGAATCACCCCGGATTCCGCGGGAACCAGCAGCACGTCGTCGAACGTCAATCCTTCCATCGGCAAGCTATCGGGCCGGCCGGCAGCCTTCTTCATTTCGTTCCCTCCAGTGGATTGCTCGATGCGTCCTCCCGGTCGATCCCGGCCAGGATTCCTTCCAAAAGCCCCGCGTCGCTGACGGTCACGCCGTCCGTTCCGAAGCGCAGCACCGCGGCCCGGATGAGCGCCATCCCCGGGACCATGTATCGCTCGCGCCCCTTCTCCATCCCGGGAAGCCGGAGCCGCTGCGCATCGGTCATAGCCGCGAGCCGCTCGGCCCATCGGAGGACCGCCGCCTTCGGCACCACGGCGCCGTTGATCCGGTCGGGGTCGTAGCGCGTCATGCGCCGCTCCAGCGCGAGGAGCGTCGTGAAGGTCCCCGCCGTCCCGATCAGGCGCCGGCGCCGGCGGCTTCCGAAAACAGCCGTGCCGTCCGCGATCCTCCGCTCGGAGTAGTGTTGAAGCGCCTTCCATTCCCACGGCAGCGGCGGGTCCGACAGCGGAAGGAGCGAGGACATGACCACGACGCCGACCCGAAGGCTGACGGATTCCCCTATTCCGGGGCCCGCGGTGACCTCGGTGCTTCCTCCGCCGATGTCCATCGCGATGTCGCCTGGGCGGCACCGGAGAGCTCCGTGGATCCCTTCCCAGGTGAGCCTTCCCTCCTCGTCCGCCCCTATCACTTCGGTTGCGATTCCCGCTTCCCTTGCGGCGGCGAGGAAGGAGGCGCTGTTCGCCGCTTCCCGGAGGCAGGCCGTGCCGCAGGAGCGGTAGGCGCCGACGCCCATCCGGCCCATCTCGGCACGGAAGAACCGCAGCGCCCCGATCGCCTCCCGGAACTCCTTCCCGCCGATCTCCCCGGTCTCCCGCAGGCGGCGCCCCATCCCGATGATCCGCTGGTAACGGGCCAGCGGCCGGATCCGGCCTCCTGTCCGCTCGCCCACCATCATTCGAAGGGTATTCGTTCCGATGTCGATCGCCGCCAGCCGCATCTCCGATCATCGTTCCCGGTAAACGATGCGGACGGGTGCCCCCTCGAAACCGAACCGGTCGCGGATCTGGTTCTGAAGGTACCTTGTGTAGGAGTCCGGAATCCCCCGGCGCTCCTTGACGAAGACGGCGAAGGAAGGGGGGGCGATGCTCATCTGGGTCATGTAAAACGCCCGGTTCCTGCCTGTCTGCGAAGGGATCGGCACGGCGAACAGGAAGGTCTGGGCCATCCGGTTCAGCGGTCCCGTCGGGACCCGCAGCCGGAAGTTGGCGATCGCCTCCTCGATCTTGCGGAACAGGAGCGGCACCCCTTTGCCGGTCGTGGCCACGGTGGGCACCACCGCGGCGAAGGAGGCGTATTCCAGCCCCTCCTGGATCTCCCGCAGCCCCCGCCGCTTCTCCTCCTCCCCCTGCCACCGGTCGGCCTTGTTCGCGGCGACGACCACGGCGCGCTCCTCGTTCAGGATGTACCTCAGGATCTGGCGGTCCTGGTGGGTCAGCCCCGACGGGCCGTCGATGAGCAGGACGGCGAGGTCGCACCGCTTCAGCGAGTCGAGGCTCTTCAGGACGGAGAATTTCTCGATCAGGTCCTCCGTCTTGCGTTTCGCCCGGATCCCGGCGGTGTCGATCAGGAGGTACCGCTTCCCCTCCCGCTGGACCATCACGTCGATGGAGTCGCGCGTCGTGCCGGGGACTTCCGAAGCGATGACCCGGTCGAACCCGGCGAGCGTGTTCACGAGGGTGGACTTGCCGACATTGGGGCGTCCGACCACGGCGATCCTCGGGATCCCCTCCTCTTCCGCGGCCTCCTGCTCCTCTTTCACCTCCGCATCCGGCATGCGCTCGACGATCGCGTCCAGCAGGTCGGACACCCCCGTCCCGTGCTCCGCCGAGACCGGGAGGATCCGGTCCACCGCCAGCGCGTGGAACTGCTCGATCCCTTCGCGCCCCTCCTTCGAATCGACCTTGTTCGCGGCAAGCAGAAACGGCTTGTCCCGCTCCCGGAGCATGCCGGCGATCTCCTTGTCGAGCGGAAGGAGGCCGTCCCGGGAGTCGACGAGGAACACCACGAGGTCGGATTCGTAGATCGCCCTGAGGACCTGCCCCCGGACCTTCTGGAGCACGTCGTCCTCGCTGCGCTCAACGTACCCGCCGGTGTCGATCAGCTGGAAGCGCCGGCCGTCGTATTCTACCGGCAGCGCCACCAGGTCGCGCGTGA containing:
- the guaB gene encoding IMP dehydrogenase: MKKAAGRPDSLPMEGLTFDDVLLVPAESGVIPKDVDVTVNLTPGIRMNIPLLSSAMDTVTEADTAIAMAREGGIGFLHRNNTADEQATEVDRVKKSESGMISDPITVEPDQKVSEALEVMKQYRISGLPVTRGGKLAGILTNRDLRFETNFEQPIRNVMTKDELVTVPVGTTLDQARDILHRNRIEKLLVVDSHNNLKGLITIKDILKIQKYPNACKDSLGRLRVGAATGVGPGWEERLEKILKAGVDVVCVDTAHGHSRDVLRTVKAIRADFKDVPLIAGNVATGEATEALIRAGVDAVKVGVGPGSICTTRVVAGVGVPQFTAIQLCARVAARKGIPIVADGGIKFSGDITKAIAAGAAAVMIGSLFAGTEESPGEMVLYQGRSYKVYRGMGSLEAMKRGGKDRYFQAHVEAESKLVPEGIEGRVPNRGPLSGVIFQLVGGLKSGMGYVGAKNIPELHRRAAFMKITPAGLRESHVHDVIITKEAPNYRVE
- the der gene encoding ribosome biogenesis GTPase Der, which codes for MSRGEFTIALVGRPNVGKSTLFNRIAGKRRAITFDEPGITRDLVALPVEYDGRRFQLIDTGGYVERSEDDVLQKVRGQVLRAIYESDLVVFLVDSRDGLLPLDKEIAGMLRERDKPFLLAANKVDSKEGREGIEQFHALAVDRILPVSAEHGTGVSDLLDAIVERMPDAEVKEEQEAAEEEGIPRIAVVGRPNVGKSTLVNTLAGFDRVIASEVPGTTRDSIDVMVQREGKRYLLIDTAGIRAKRKTEDLIEKFSVLKSLDSLKRCDLAVLLIDGPSGLTHQDRQILRYILNEERAVVVAANKADRWQGEEEKRRGLREIQEGLEYASFAAVVPTVATTGKGVPLLFRKIEEAIANFRLRVPTGPLNRMAQTFLFAVPIPSQTGRNRAFYMTQMSIAPPSFAVFVKERRGIPDSYTRYLQNQIRDRFGFEGAPVRIVYRER